ATCTCAATGCAACAGTCTCAACAACCAGAAGCAGCCTATGGGGCTGCTTTATATGCTGCACTCAATTAAACCAAACTACAAAGCCAAATAAATTACTACCAAAAGCACTAACCATATCATTCCAAACATTCATATCGGTAATCTTTCCTTTTTCTAAATAGGGAGTAGCGGCTGTTCCTTGAACCCATGATCCCAAATCAAAAATGCGTGGCTCAGTAAAAATCCTTACAAAATCAATGCTGAGATTCTCATCACGCCAGAAGGGTAAATTCTTCTTGCCGTCAAGAATTGCGGTGATTTCATCAAGAGCGGCTAGCCAAGATTTCACCATTTCATCCGTAACCCGAACTTGAGGGATTGCAGAAGTCTGCTTAGGATTGGGAATCCATTCGTGATCGCTATCCGTTTCTGCCAAAATCGACTTCCATGACTCACGACTGAGACTAATTACTGATTTCATATGATTGAGAATAGTCGTCATACGTTGCGGTTCCGCTAAAGGGAACTTAGCAAGATGAACTGCTGAAACCAAATCGAGAATCTCAAAGAAACTGGAACTATAGTCTTCAGGAGATTTTCTACGCGTTGTGAGCAAAAATTTATGGGGCGTATCTACATCTTGGAAAAATAAGTGAGCGCAAGCAGCAAATAACTCGCGGCTATCGTAAGCCCGCAAAAATTCACTAATTGCTCCTAAGACATGGGTATAGCCCTGTAACCACAATGCATCACCACGATCAAAAGCGATTAGAAACTGTTGTGCTTCTTTTTCGGTAACGTTCGCACCAGTCACAGAATTAAAAATCTGCCATAACATTTCTTTGTCATCGGCTTTGCCATTGCCATCAAAATCTAAACGAATCAAGCCTAAACGTAAGGCAAGTTTAAGATTTTGATCTTTAATTGGTTCGAGGGTAGTCCGCACTGTAGCCAGATCATTAATCCAAGCCTGAAAAACCTGCTGAAGCCCGTCATAAGTTAAAGTTTGTGGTTTGGGGTTTTGAGGTACTGGCAAGCGTAATAAAGGGATCGATCCACTTACGGGATTTTGGATCAGTCCATAACGATAGAGCGACTGCATTAACCGTTCAGTACTACTCATAAATTGGATTACGCCCAACCCAAAGCGAGCTTTGTCATCCTGAGAATTATTTTTTAGATAGTCGTTAAAGACCTTTTCACCCTCAGCAAGCTTTCCTGTGGTGAGATAGGGGTCAGGTAATGGCGCGATCGCTGCATTACTTGGCTGTAAAGCGATCGCGGTAAATCCTATCAAACAAGAAATCAAGATAGCGAACAGCGATCGCCATAGCCACTGCATTTTTTTTTGCATATTCAAATTCCTAAGTACAAAAAATAAATGATTCAAACTTAGCTTACATCATTTATTTTTCGCATATAAAGCAATGCAAATTTTACTTAGGACATAAAACCCAAATAAAGTAAGGAGGCGCTTCGCGCCTCCTTACTTTATTTGGGTTTTAATTGGCTTAACAATAAGCACTAATGTCTTCGCCACAGCGATCCGCTAAAAAGCAAAGGGCACGGAATCGAAGCCCGACGAGTTCATCATATACAGGGTTGAGTTTACACAGGGGTGGAATGTGGATGAGAGTGTGACCAAAGAATTTAATGGTGCGCTCAAAGGGACATTGAGCAGGAATTAGTTTAGCAATGCGATGGGCAGTTTTAGATTTGTGGATTTCAAAGTTATCGATGGTCTTACGTAAAGGTTGAAGCAGATCGAAGTTTTTTTTGGGTTGAGGTCTGCCGATATATGAGTTTTCCCCACCAAATCCTGAGCTATTAATACTTGACATATTCACCAAACGCTCTTTACAACAGAGTATGTAGATCTAAAGCATTTACGTTACTAATCGTAACATAACCGTCTTAAATAGAGAATAGAAAATACATTATTCATTCTTATGTATGAGATATGCAATCCAAACAGAACGAATAGAGCTTTTTCTATGACCTTGATAATTTAGATCGTACCCACTTGTCTGTATAGCCGATCGCTATAGCTATAATTCACAAAAGTTTGCCAACACTTTTGTGAATTATAGCTATAGCCACCTGTATCAGGACAAATCAAAACCCAAATAGTGTGAGGCGACGCTTCGCGTCGCCTCACACTATTTGGGTTTTATGTCCTAACAAGAATGGCGACAGCTATAAAAGCCCAAAGAGTCAAGGCGGCGCGAAGCGCCGCCTTGACTCTTTGGGCTTTTAAGATTAGAGACGGATGGGAATTGGACCACGTCGATGAGAAATAGTGATCGAATCTTGTAAAAATTGGCGCAGATGCTGAACATGAGGGTTATCGACAAGGGTGACTAGTTTCTCAAGAGCCTCAACAAGGGTTAAATCTTGGTGATATAACAATCGAAATGCCGACTTCAAAGCTTGTTGGGTTTCCCCATCTAGTCCAGCCCGATCAATGCCAACTCGATTTAGAGTTCGCACCCGCGAGGGATTACCCTCGACTAGAGTG
This genomic stretch from Pseudanabaena galeata CCNP1313 harbors:
- a CDS encoding Mo-dependent nitrogenase C-terminal domain-containing protein, giving the protein MSSINSSGFGGENSYIGRPQPKKNFDLLQPLRKTIDNFEIHKSKTAHRIAKLIPAQCPFERTIKFFGHTLIHIPPLCKLNPVYDELVGLRFRALCFLADRCGEDISAYC